A segment of the Megachile rotundata isolate GNS110a unplaced genomic scaffold, iyMegRotu1 scaffold0146, whole genome shotgun sequence genome:
catttttattgatcccGAATgtacttaaaattacttaaattccgGTTTTTAGCCTATATTGTCctatttaaccctttcactacgAAAGACGTAAATATACGTCCTGGCAAGTCTATTGATATACACGAAAGACGTAAATATACATCCCCAGATATTCATCGATACATACAAAAGACCTAAATATACGCCCATTACGTGTTAATGAAAGGCATTTTCCCAGCACATATTTTAATCCGTCTTCTAAAAAAAAATCCTGCTCGAAAATGTGCAGTATGCAGTAAACATAAAATTCGTCGAGAAAGTAGGTATGAATGCAAAGAATGTGATCTAGCtttgctacatttttataaaaggctacttaaaataaatcaataataggtatatttaattcatttttgatGGAAACGGGAGTacacatttataatataatattgaaaactattaaatataagacaacacaattaatacaatttgaacactaaatgaatttattttaaaacaagaAACCACAAAGAAGGAACTTTAAATGAAACACAAGATCTTTTAATATACGTGTACGATATCGTAATTGCAGAGAGGCcagtaaagaataattatatagatattattttaacatttaaggATCTAAATGAAACGAGCGGTATCATATAGacagtatataaatatacatacttgaTTACTGACATATTGGCAAATTACcgacatatttctgtatttatttttgctattttcaacaatttgcaATGATTGTTTTTTAAGTTCTACGAATAGTATTAAATTTCCGGATACTGTTATGGTCTGCACGGCGCAGCGACCGACATGCGTCTACCACGTCGTCCCTGTTGATGAATTACTCCAAAATTGCGCCGCAGTGAAACGGTTAAtttctacttatttatttacagtCAACCCTCCCATAACGCGGTACTCTTAGAACGCAGTTTCCATATAACGCGGTACGCACTCACCGCGTTATAGGAGGGTTGACTGTACTTAATTCTAAGATAAGGTTACACATGCAAATAACGTAGACGTGATTAATGAAactgatttattaaaatatattttgaattaaagtCGGGGATTCCCCGGCCCCGGCCCCGGCCCCGGCCCCGTCCTGGCTGCGTTGCCCCGTCTGCTGGCGGTATAAGTTGTGCCGCCTGCCGTAACGCGGCCGCCTGCCGTAACGCGGCCGCCATCCTCTTCCGTTGGCGGCGGCTCATCTGCAATGAGATAAAAATAGTGaggtgtaaaaatattttcgggTCTGgagttttacatttatataataggtactacagtattctctccgtaaatgttaaaaagatctctaccgtaaatgttacaattctatccccactactggggggatccccctcgaaatctgtcaaaaatgaaacacgatcagtcgccgaaacgacgatgATCGGATATCGGTgggacacatactaatgcaagcaaaggaaaagattgtaactttcttatttcttactattttttcatgaaacttttactgttgcatttgtctagatttcctgattaaaatgacaccatgCACAATATATTTACAACAATAATTACATACTTGTGTAGTAAACCATACAATTTTCGGATTTTCACACTTAGGGCAAACTGTACATTTAGTGCAGAGATACGAATTCATTCCAACTTGACTTGCtatacaaataattatgatctgcattatatcatgtttggtggcaCTTTAATGAGAAAAACGCGACGAGGAATTGTTATTCAACTTACACGAGTAGGTGCTGCTGGGCACGGGGGCGGGGGTGGCAGCGCTTGTTGTGGCCACGTGGGGAGCGGCGCCGGCGGCCACGCGGGAAGCAGCGCTGGCGGCCTTGCTGGACGCGGTGGCGGCCCCGCCGGGGGCAGCGCCAACGGACCCGCCGGGGGCAGCGCCAGCGGACCCGCCGGACGTGGTGGCTGCTGCGGTGGCGGCGGTGGTGGCTGCGGTGGCGGCTGCTGTGGTGGCGGAGGTGGTGGCGGCGATGGTGGCAGCGGTGGTGGCGGCGATAGTGGCAGcggtggtggcggcggcggcACCCACCACGGGCGCGCGGGCCACCACGCCCCTTGGGGCCACCATTCCGGCGGGGTCTGTATATTTCTTCTATCCcgaaaaaattcaatataaatgtacaatatttttcatccattctaCGCAACATAAGTGTTGCGTAGCTTTTGGCCTCCTACAAATATATGCAAAAGAATCCTATTCTTACCGTTTGCTCGAAATGGttccatttttattattactatttttaatagtaTTCTGTTGTTTTCTGAAAAAAGAGGAacagattatttaattaatacgcAATGGAAAATACCGCAATaaagattaaatgaaataaatggaagaataaataaaaatatcggaGATGTACTTACTTGTTGTGTACTTGTCGACGTTTGAACAAGAAATGATTTTTCTTTCGTGCCTCCACCCGGAAAATGAGCGACAAGAGAAGTCATCCCCACCACTAGGAATGAAGGGAGGGATCCTAAAGGGAAAGGGAAAGACCCATCGACATACAATAAACATTCGGGACACTACGCATGAAAGTGTAAAACTTTTCTATTATTgactttttgtaaatataacttTCATCAACATATTCGTAACATTGTTCTGACTAAAATGAGACTAAACACggtgtaatttgagttatatttactggcAATATCTTATTgcagtaaagtcatcgatgtacgctcaacatttgaaattacaaagaaaTATGTGCCGAATTACGccgcgtttggtctcattttaatttgaaaaatataacaaatatattggTGAAAGTTTTATTTCAGAAGaatcaaaagtaaaaaaaattcattttttcataAGGATTGTCCAACCGAAATGTTATTGTTTCTTTGCGTTTTTTCtctcgctgtccttttctacattcggcaaaacatcaatcaatttaGGATCTATACGATGTATGCAATACTTCACACCCGAGGGATTTGTAGATATCGAGTATTTAcggtataaaacatttttattttttactatttaaatGAGACATTaatattttcctgattaaaatgacacccaACACGATGAAATTCGAGTCATGTACTTAgtacttgtaataatttatgtaataatttacttattacagttatgcacttgtaataatttattgcagTAATGTTGAcgatgtaagcataatgtttgaaattacaaataaatatgttccGAATGACATTTCATtcaagaaaatgtgaaaaatgtatTACTAAAATTTCACAATCGAAAGAATATTCGGATACAGAATTGTACCCTTGCGTTAGGATTGTTTCGTCGGGAGTGTATTGTTTATTTTCGCTCTTTGCTTTCGATCATCGTAGCAACGTTAGTTTGTTACAGGCGAGGTTATCGAGAGTATCTCGAGCGCAGCCTgcaacaaattttttacttaGGAGCGTTTCGTTATTCAGCACGatacgtttattttatttatttatttattttttttttattttttttttactttatttcaaatatttttaaacatttttattaaccgacttcgaaaaaggagaaggTTTTTCAATtcaatcagtatattttttttatatacacgAAAATTAGTGCACGGTGAAAATGGACAGagcaaaatataagaataagaagAGACCACGATCAACTTGAAGGACATCGTTACGGAACAGAATTCGATCGGTGCATCGAATGGGCAACGCATCGGAATCCCAAGTAAGTATATCAGAATCACAAATTATATCATTAAATAATGATTCCAATGTGTCGTCCGAATTCTCCGACGACAAATGTATGAATAATATgaattcaataaataataataataataataataataataataataataataataataataataataataataataataatgcagtacaaataaacgaaattgaaaattcattcgAAAACATTTGTCCGGACGAAATTGACGTTCGAAATAACGATACATTGACATTGGAATCAGCACCTGATACATCTAATCAAGAATATGTAGATGCTTGCAAAATGCAAAACGACATCGACGAAGAAATCGAAAATGTCGTTTTGCATGTAGATAGTAATATTGATGTAGATCGTTTGTGTTCTGCCGAGATTAGTGGACGAAGTATCGTAAACTTTGGGCATGTTTTTTCGGAGTTGCAAAGATTATCAGCCCATTGGCAGAATTCATGCCAGTTCACTGATCTCGTCATAACAAAAACGATGCGTTCCGGTctcaaaacaaaatatttcgttGAATGTCGAATGTGTCACTTCAAAGGTGATTTTTGGAGTGAACCGACATCTGACGAAATATTGGATGTCAATCAAGGTGCCGTAATGGGTACCATATTGACGGGGACTGGATATACGCAACTAGAAGAATCATTAGCTGCAGTAGATATAAAATGCATGAACAAAAATACGTTTGCCAAATGCCACGACGAAATGTCCGAAGCTTTAGCCGCCGCTGCAGAGAAAGAAATGCAGGAGGCTGCTAAAGTGGAAAGACAATTAGCAATTGCAAGGGGTGATGTCACTGACGGTATTGCATATATACCTGTGATAACAGACGGTTCCTGGATGAAAAGATCGTACCGCAGTGGCGGTTACGATTCTTCATCCGGGGCGGCTATTTTCATGGGTTATTATACGCGAAAAGTTTTATTTGTCAGCGTGCGAAACAAATATTGCTGTATTTGCGCACGCGCTAGTCAATTAAATGTTCCAGTCCGCGAGCACAAATGTTATAAAAACTGGGGAACTAATCAGAGTTCCACCAGTATGGAAAGTGACATCATCCTCGAAGGCTTTCGTTGCAGCTTAGAAATGTACggattaatatattacaaatatattggcGATGGCGACAGTaatgttcttaaaaaattaagagattTCCCACCGTACAAAAATGTTGTTGTGGAGAAGATTGAATGCATCAATCATCTTCTCCGCAACCTTTGTAAAAAAATAGAGGAAATTAGTAAGAGTGGTGGTTGAAGTctcttaaaattaagaaaaattgttgCCCAAAGTAGTAAAGCATTTCGTACGAATATTACAAAAGCTGCAACGTTTCGCCGCAACAGCGATGCAACTTGGGAAAATAAAATTgctggtttgattaaagatttaattaatattcctaGCCACATTTTTGGGGAACATAAAGATTGTTCCTCCCTTCCATACTTTTCcaatgaagaaataaaagaaggcGAGGAAAATCTGGTTCCCCAATTACAAATGGCAGGATTATATGCAAAAATAGAATATGCGATGAAACGCATTGTGGATAACGCAGAAAgcgtattatataattataccaGCAATTCTGTAGAAAGTTGCAATGCTGTTATTGCTAAAATGATCGGTGGCAAACGTATTAATTTTGCTAAAAGAGGTTCTTACCAAGCGCGTGTAAAAGCATCAGTACTCCATTATAACACTTCGAAAGCGCTGAGTACTGCTTGCTGCGCGATTGGTAAAGTGCCTCCAATTCGAACAATAGACCttgaaaaaaggaaaatgagACAGCGCGCACAATATGCGCAACGTGTTAAGGCAGCGTTGGAATTCGGTATACCTATTCGTAGATCAAAATATGCGGCCAATGCGTTTAGAGCCGATAAAGATTATGGGCCAAACGCCGAACGGCCGGATATTGATGATAACATGTACGAACAGTTGAAAGCCAATTTTTACGAAACGCTATTCAATCAACAGCGTAATAGAGACGTGTTAGAATATGTAACGCGGGGTCAGCATGCAAACCCGCAGTGGCATTATACACGTCGAATGCTGTTGACTGCATCAAATTTTTCGAAAGTTTGTTGCAGAAGAGATACCACGTCGTGCAAAAATctcataaaaaatattctttacgCTCCTAAATTAACGAGTCTTGCAATTAAGTGGGGTAAAGAAAAAGAGATTTCAGCACGACAAGAATTGGAGGAGATTCTGGGAATCAAAATCAATGAGTGCGGATTATTCATTGATTCTGAACTCCCATATTTTGGTGCGTCGCCTGATGGCATTGTTGGAGAGGATACAATTGTCGAAATTAAATGTCCTTATGCAGCGCGACAAATGTCTCCAACCgatgcaataataaataaagttggAGAAAtgtatcgaatttttaataaaaacgatgACACCCGCATGAATGAAAAGCACgggtattattatcaaattcaaGGGCAATTGCACATTACGCAACGAAAATATTGTATCTTTGCGATATGGACGCCTTTCGGAATCAAGCACACAATTGTTGAGCGTGATGACACGTTTTGGCAAATGAAAATGTTATCAGCGCTGAAACAATTCTATGAGGAGTGCTTGGTTCCCGAACTAATTGATAGCAGAGCGGCAAGAAACATGCCAATTCGGGAGCCGCAATTTTGTCTGAATGTACAGCAAGCGACTAAAAAAACGAAATTGAACGAATAAGCGCGATAACTTGCATTTCAATTATATTGCGCTAGTTCGATCAATTTTCGAGTCGCTTGGGAAGAGGTGGTGGGCACATTCTGCTTATTACtgcaatatttttgtaacattgatttaatcatatttttacagtaataagcagatataaaaatatacagtacaaaagtacgtataacaatattatacagtacataagtacgtatatagcaatatacagtacaaaagtacgtacaacaatgtacagtacataagtacgtatataacaatattatacagtacaaaagtacgtataacaatattatacagtacataagtatgtatatagcaatatacagtacaaaagtacgtacaacaatgtacagtacataagtacgtatataACAAtactatacagtacaaaagtacgtacaacaatattatacagtacataagtacgtatataGCAATgtacagtacaaaagtacgtacaacaatgtacagtacataagtacgtacaCTATCGCTCAAAAGTATGTGGGCGCTTACattttcttgttattttcttacattttctagcttttgtaattttttatacatattatatgtttttATTGTTAACCAAAATCGTTCATAAGTTTCAGTATTAATATGAAggtaatgtattataatattactaaattatcaatttatttattcaactttCTGAAAGAAATATATGTGTTTTTTTGCGTTGCGTGCGTAGAGTTTGTGGGTCTTTTCTCTGACAGTTTGCAATGACTGCATCGCTGAAGTGAGGTCTGTTGCCTTCTCAAGACTAACGTAAACATTTGTAAACATGATTATATAGCTAGGATGCCACGACACggaaatgcaaaaattaaacCACGCGGTGGATATGTTAAGAAAAGGAAAATGTAAACATATTTCAGCACTATCGGTaagatatttaacaaattattattacaatatgtcGTCTAACACCGGAGGAAGTGGAATACATACACgataaacaaataattcaaagaTATCACAATGTTTTCAGGCatctaaaaaaattgaagaagtacGTACGTATAGCAATATacagtacaaatttttaaaattcatgttatattttcttacaGCATTTTTTATACTGCGTGCTATATTTTTAGTAGTAGATGTTAAACCTTAATTTCTGTAGTAATAAAACGTACAATGTTTTCaattctgtaaatttaaaacgctgtttaaccctttgcactcctatgtcgagtgtgGCTCGACATCACATTTTTCTTGAATCATAtatataattcagataaatagattggttgagtgtatacattttcatttatttactatttataataaatgaaaaatgtatttgttacaTACACCACACtgttataacatattttattgaggacattttttcttatctattttgtaaatgaaggaattggtaggtaatagaaattaaggagtgcaaagggttaaaataatattgtactaATGCATCTATGCAATCTGCGTAgtagattttatttttacagatatttaaagaaatatacggCTACAATCAGCACATTTAAGAGGGCCATTGTAACAGCTGCATTGAAAAGAAGCAACAGCGAAAGTGAATGAGGAAAGAGCGAGAGAATGAGACAGAAGAATGCGAATCGGTAGGCAAGGAAAACGCGGTGGGTGGATTACATTTAAAACGTTGAAAGGACCAATGTAAAAATTATCGATAATTGTAACATCAGTTTGTATTatgttaaattccaaattctttctCTATTAAAATGTACAACATAATTAGTACAATTTTGAATGAATGTTTGAAAATCTATAATATTCTATGGTAATATATTGTATAACTCGTTTCGATAAAATATAGCGCATACTTGATACCGAAATAAAGCGTGactttataaatgtatattacATACAACAAAATGTATTGTGATCGTCTTTTTTTGTGACTTCGTATTTCCTTGTAAAATATAAACGTAGGTACTCAAGCATAAAAGACAGACTGTTAGAAAATtctaaagaaaaaaatgtgcATTTCAACACGTGCGCTTTGACAATGTACTTTCTCCTTATTAAAGTTTTTCGTTAACCCGAAGGTTGAAGCGCTGCTTTTGAAAAGGCCAGGCCATGTGGTAAAACATTGTCAGCCGACTCATTCTTGACTAGAAGTGTCATTTGGCGAAATAAACACAGTTCAACGTCTATACGGATTTTATTTCTTATACCTgacctttgaatatttttctcttgcagGAATAGTATTAAagcaatcacataaattatttttgtatgtaacattcttttatcattaaatctatatctatcttacaaaatatgtagagttatggtaattattacaaacagtgcattttattaaaaaagtctttttattacgcatatgctttatttatacatttttgtctcttctatttttaatacaactaaCTATTTCGTCTCGTAGTAGCAATCGATTTTTCTCTTATATCTGCGTTATTTCTTCCGAGGAACGTGCAAATGTATATACATCTTATATTTCATGCGATACGGTATCTTCTTCGAACCAGTTTAGCATATATGATTTCAgactaaataataaacaaattattcacATATCCTGCGCCGAACGTCCATCGCAGCCACATTTAGAATCAGTTGTACGTGAAAAAATGACTAATTTGCTGAAAAAACAAACTAACAACTATAAAcgattattaacaatatattcctttatttctctaaaattgcaacaaaaaattacatgtgcatacatccgcatataaaaatttttttaaaaacgatGCCGCGGGCGCCCGCCGACCTTGCTACGGCACCATCGTTTCGCCGCGCGTGCCAGAAAACGAATTTTGCCACGCCTCGTGAAAAGAAAGATACGTTGGAGAGACAAGGATCTATCTATCCTTGTCTATAGCTTCCCAGTTCGCCACCAGAGGTCCCCATTATCGGATTTTGGCTTTCTTAAAAATCATGGCATTACGCTTAATCCGCGCTTCCTGCCGAGTTCGGCTACCGACGATGCACGCGCAAAGTGCACCAGCTCGTCTTCAATTTTATATCTATTAATTATAGTGACATCCttacatttaataaacattatatatattaaatattaacaagCGTTAAACTCTGTcagctgttatagatagcattataattagcatttctattactcttattattttcaatataacttaggttattgcacattttatgttgctgttatcgatagaactataattactatgcccattactcttgttattcaaaacataacttatattattacccatattatgttggtgttatcgatagcactataattaatgtttctattactcttgttattttcaatataactgaggttattgcacatattatgttgctgttatcgatagcactataattaatgtttatattactcttattattcaaaatataacttataatattacccatattatgttggtgttattgatagcactataattaatacttctattaatcttgttattcaaaatataacttatattattacccatattatgtcgctgttatcgatagtactataattaatatttctattacttttattatcttcaatataaattaggttattacacattttatgttgctgttatcgatagcagtataattaatatttctattaatttgaatacaactataatagaaatagaactataattactatgcctattactcctgttattcaaaatagaacttatattattactcatattatgttgctgttatcgatagcattataattaatatttctattactcttatcattttcaatataacttaggttattacacattttatgttgctgttatcgaaagaactattattactatgcccattactcttggtattcagaatatgacttatattattacccatattatgttgctgttatagatagcactataattaatatttctattactcttattatcttcaatataaattacgttattacacattttatgttggtgttatcgatagcactataattaatacttctattaatcttgttattcaaaatataacttatattattacccatattatgtcgctgttatcgatagtactataattaatatttctattacttttattattttcaatataacttaggttattacacattttatgttgctgttatcgatagagctataactactatgcccattacttttgctattcaaaatataacttatattattacccatattatgttgctgttatagatagcactataattaatatttctattactcttattaccttcaatataaattacgttattacacattttatgttggtgtcatcgatagcactataattaatgtttctgttactctcgttattcaaaatataacttatattcttacccatattatgttgctgttatcgatagcactataattaatatttctgctactcttatcattttcaatataacttaggtaattacacattttatgctgctgttatcgatagaactataattactatgcctattactcttgttattcaaaatataacttatattattacccatattatgttgctgttatagatagcactataattaatatttctattactcttattatcttcaatataaattaggttattacacattttatgttgctgttatcgatagaactataattactatgcccattactcttgttattcaaaatataacttatattattactcatattatgctgctgttatagatagcactgtaattaatatttctattactcttattatcttc
Coding sequences within it:
- the LOC143266296 gene encoding uncharacterized protein LOC143266296; the protein is MGNASESQVSISESQIISLNNDSNVSSEFSDDKCMNNMNSINNNNNNNNNNNNNNNNNNNNNNNAVQINEIENSFENICPDEIDVRNNDTLTLESAPDTSNQEYVDACKMQNDIDEEIENVVLHVDSNIDVDRLCSAEISGRSIVNFGHVFSELQRLSAHWQNSCQFTDLVITKTMRSGLKTKYFVECRMCHFKGDFWSEPTSDEILDVNQGAVMGTILTGTGYTQLEESLAAVDIKCMNKNTFAKCHDEMSEALAAAAEKEMQEAAKVERQLAIARGDVTDGIAYIPVITDGSWMKRSYRSGGYDSSSGAAIFMGYYTRKVLFVSVRNKYCCICARASQLNVPVREHKCYKNWGTNQSSTSMESDIILEGFRCSLEMYGLIYYKYIGDGDSNVLKKLRDFPPYKNVVVEKIECINHLLRNLCKKIEEISKSGG
- the LOC143266295 gene encoding uncharacterized protein LOC143266295 — encoded protein: MFIARKKNHFLFKRRQVHNKKQQNTIKNSNNKNGTISSKRRNIQTPPEWWPQGAWWPARPWWVPPPPPPLPLSPPPPLPPSPPPPPPPQQPPPQPPPPPPQQPPRPAGPLALPPAGPLALPPAGPPPRPARPPALLPAWPPAPLPTWPQQALPPPPPCPAAPTRMSRRQRKRMAAALRQAAALRQAAQLIPPADGATQPGRGRGRGRGRGIPDFNSKYILINQFH